Proteins encoded by one window of Salicibibacter halophilus:
- a CDS encoding TRAP transporter substrate-binding protein — MNKVGICLTFSIILLLYGCQYSTEGLAEDKNYILAHNQPEDHPIHLSLERFTELVEEKSNGEITFELYASGQLGDEREVIELTQQGVVDFTKASASALESFDPVYSIFSLPYLFKDEEEYREVMNDPNIMDDIYATTEDINLTGLTYYDAGIRNVYTTDQDQVVETNEDIHNLRIRVQPSHTNIQMIEALGGTATPLGYGEVYTALQSGMIEGAENNVNALVDDNHGEVAKNYYYTEHAIVPDILLVNSDRFNELSEEEQAIIEEAGLESTRYHEEIWEEQMESATEIAKEEMNVEFHEVNKDSFIEAVQPLHEEFAQDEDTGEIYRMIRGEG; from the coding sequence ATGAATAAAGTTGGAATTTGTTTGACATTCAGCATTATATTGCTGCTGTATGGATGTCAATATTCAACAGAAGGTCTAGCCGAAGATAAGAATTACATTCTTGCACACAACCAGCCGGAAGACCATCCCATCCATCTGTCGCTGGAAAGGTTTACCGAGCTTGTCGAAGAGAAATCCAATGGGGAAATCACGTTTGAACTCTACGCAAGCGGTCAACTTGGCGATGAGCGGGAAGTCATTGAGCTCACTCAACAAGGGGTCGTCGATTTTACTAAGGCGAGTGCCAGCGCGTTGGAAAGTTTTGATCCTGTCTACTCAATTTTTAGTCTTCCCTATTTATTTAAGGATGAAGAAGAATATCGTGAAGTCATGAATGACCCGAATATTATGGATGACATTTATGCCACTACTGAAGACATCAACCTCACCGGTCTAACGTATTACGATGCTGGAATTCGCAATGTGTACACTACGGATCAGGACCAGGTCGTTGAAACCAATGAAGATATACACAACCTTCGTATACGGGTCCAACCTAGTCATACCAACATTCAGATGATTGAGGCACTGGGAGGTACTGCTACGCCGTTAGGCTACGGGGAGGTATATACAGCTTTGCAATCAGGGATGATCGAAGGAGCGGAAAATAACGTCAATGCTCTTGTCGATGATAATCACGGTGAAGTAGCGAAAAATTACTATTATACTGAACACGCCATTGTCCCCGACATTCTACTCGTTAACAGTGATCGATTCAACGAGCTATCAGAGGAGGAACAGGCGATCATTGAGGAAGCTGGGTTGGAATCTACTCGCTACCATGAAGAAATCTGGGAAGAACAGATGGAATCTGCTACTGAAATTGCAAAAGAGGAAATGAATGTTGAGTTTCATGAGGTGAACAAAGATTCATTTATCGAAGCTGTTCAGCCCTTGCATGAAGAATTTGCACAGGATGAAGATACAGGCGAAATATACAGGATGATCAGGGGGGAAGGATAA
- a CDS encoding glycoside hydrolase family 31 protein, with protein sequence MKASHENEFNFVREQDNQLQFHSHIHDIYLKVSVLEKEIIRVTLTKQLPVLPVNTWAVAPGDTEVPYEGLDRESIHTNFSLPEYSTTIDENICRIETELLQLEMDLHHFTCKWYRKQENGYTLLAEDRRTQAYFFQIASDAPVSHYLHRGEQEAYYGFGEKTGLVNKHGERFRMSNIDAMGYNAEKTDPLYKHIPFYTTFSRENRMAYGLYYDDYNECLFDMGRELDNYHGAYRYFQTNSDFLDFYFIGGPTVADVTRRFSWLTGRPAKVPKWSIGYSGSTMRYTDEPRSQEKLFKFLNQCKQYDIHCDSFHLSSGYTSIGEKRYVFHWNRYKFPNPKAFTEQFYERGVRILANIKPSLLIDHPAYQEVADRSLLITDKSGVPEVVQFWDEEGVYLDFTNEQTIKWWKDKVKTALLHKGITSTWNDNNEFEVWNPQATVDLFGKGGKFHNYRAVFPLLMTKASLEAQKEYCPDEIPFLISRSGCAGLNRYAQTWTGDNHTSWHTLKFNVKMAIGLSLSGIYNFGHDTGGFSGNAPNSELFLRWIQSSVYYPRFTIHSWNDDGTVNEPWMHSEITHHVVDAMDWHEKLKGYIFSLICHSSEHFEPILKPTFFAFPEDMQAYIENDEFMLGDELLICTIVTPGSREREVYLPSNVGGWYDLHTEFFYGGGKHVSVPAPLSYTPVFVKGGSILPIETEASESLEVRLYPGEKAQPVTFEYYDEAEKSREIFTALHLRMWSTEEAVHVIVEKKNHHTDRRLVLNFYTPQLDNRPVWVNGEKAKEFWL encoded by the coding sequence ATGAAAGCTTCTCATGAAAACGAATTCAATTTTGTGCGAGAACAAGATAACCAGCTTCAATTTCATTCCCATATCCATGATATCTATTTAAAAGTCTCGGTTCTGGAAAAAGAGATTATCCGGGTTACGCTGACAAAGCAGTTACCTGTATTGCCTGTGAATACATGGGCAGTAGCGCCTGGCGACACGGAGGTACCTTATGAAGGTCTAGACCGCGAAAGCATCCATACCAATTTCTCCCTTCCGGAATACTCAACAACTATTGACGAAAACATATGTCGGATTGAAACAGAACTACTTCAGCTGGAAATGGATTTGCATCACTTTACCTGCAAATGGTACAGAAAACAAGAAAATGGGTATACACTTCTTGCTGAAGATCGACGGACTCAGGCCTATTTTTTTCAAATTGCATCTGATGCACCGGTATCTCATTACCTGCATCGTGGGGAGCAGGAAGCCTATTATGGGTTCGGTGAGAAGACGGGCTTAGTTAACAAACACGGCGAGCGGTTCCGTATGTCGAACATTGATGCTATGGGCTATAACGCAGAAAAGACTGATCCGCTTTATAAGCACATTCCGTTCTACACTACGTTTTCTAGGGAGAATAGAATGGCTTACGGGTTGTATTATGATGATTATAATGAATGCTTGTTTGATATGGGTCGCGAACTCGATAACTATCACGGTGCCTATCGATATTTTCAGACGAACTCCGATTTTCTCGACTTTTACTTCATTGGCGGACCAACGGTGGCAGATGTGACCCGTAGATTTTCCTGGTTGACTGGGCGCCCGGCGAAAGTCCCGAAATGGAGTATTGGCTATTCAGGATCAACGATGCGGTATACTGATGAACCCCGTTCCCAGGAAAAGCTTTTTAAGTTTCTGAATCAGTGTAAGCAATATGATATACATTGCGATTCGTTTCACTTATCGTCCGGTTATACATCTATTGGGGAAAAACGTTATGTGTTCCATTGGAACCGCTACAAGTTTCCGAATCCAAAAGCGTTTACGGAACAGTTTTACGAACGAGGTGTACGCATCCTTGCTAACATCAAGCCGAGCCTGTTGATTGATCATCCAGCCTATCAGGAAGTGGCAGATCGCAGCCTTTTGATCACCGACAAGAGCGGTGTCCCGGAAGTGGTGCAGTTCTGGGATGAAGAAGGTGTTTATCTGGACTTCACCAATGAACAGACGATCAAGTGGTGGAAGGATAAAGTAAAAACAGCCTTATTGCATAAAGGAATCACCTCAACATGGAATGACAACAACGAATTTGAAGTTTGGAATCCACAAGCAACTGTTGATTTGTTCGGAAAAGGAGGTAAATTTCACAACTATCGAGCTGTCTTCCCGCTTTTAATGACGAAGGCTTCGTTAGAAGCCCAGAAGGAATATTGCCCTGACGAGATTCCTTTCCTCATTAGTCGTTCCGGATGTGCCGGTCTGAATCGGTATGCACAGACATGGACCGGCGACAATCATACGAGCTGGCATACTCTAAAGTTCAACGTCAAAATGGCTATTGGACTGAGTTTGTCCGGTATTTATAATTTCGGTCATGATACTGGGGGATTTTCAGGGAATGCCCCGAATTCCGAACTTTTTCTTCGCTGGATTCAGAGTAGCGTCTACTATCCAAGGTTCACCATCCATTCATGGAATGACGATGGAACTGTAAACGAACCGTGGATGCACTCTGAAATCACTCATCATGTAGTTGATGCAATGGACTGGCATGAAAAATTGAAAGGATATATATTCAGTCTGATCTGCCATTCCTCTGAGCATTTCGAGCCGATTCTGAAACCGACCTTTTTTGCTTTCCCGGAAGATATGCAGGCCTATATTGAGAACGATGAATTTATGCTTGGTGACGAACTACTCATCTGTACAATTGTCACTCCGGGCAGTCGAGAACGGGAGGTTTACCTGCCTTCAAATGTAGGTGGTTGGTACGACCTTCACACAGAGTTTTTTTACGGGGGTGGGAAACATGTAAGCGTCCCTGCACCGCTGTCCTATACCCCGGTTTTTGTTAAAGGAGGCAGCATCCTCCCGATTGAGACAGAGGCCTCTGAAAGCTTAGAGGTACGTCTTTACCCAGGAGAGAAGGCTCAACCCGTCACCTTTGAGTACTATGATGAAGCAGAAAAAAGCCGAGAAATCTTCACTGCTCTTCACTTGAGGATGTGGTCAACAGAAGAAGCCGTCCATGTCATTGTGGAAAAAAAGAACCACCATACAGACAGAAGGCTGGTACTTAACTTTTATACACCTCAATTAGACAATCGGCCCGTATGGGTGAACGGCGAAAAAGCTAAGGAATTCTGGTTATAA